Proteins encoded together in one bacterium window:
- a CDS encoding M1 family metallopeptidase has translation MIHFTRFLCIALLSAVLALASLAETPDPWDEDYPPPANPDEFHDLDALKLRGLYERLQDLPLLSTQADFDALYYDLTLDLRNFSGQTIAGDVTILARSTAPDLDELVLDLCSTFTVDSVVVAGSARPFTLTGNLLTIQLDRVYVENELVQARVVYHGTPCQTSLYTSFSYYNRPVGPRFIPSIATLSEPYGARDWWPSKNHPADKADSVRISLIVADTLTATSNGVLESVTIIPPSSKKFTWVERYPISTYLVCANATNYAFYRDWYVSPGGDSLPLDHYPYPERLANAIESWNRLPQMMGYCEQMFGEYPFRNEKYGHTMFNWGGAMEHQCNTSYGRSITNGAHNYDHIVLHELAHQWWGDEITLATWPDIWLNEGFASYSEALWYAHVYGPDMLREYQTSSWGNDVVDPSGPVYDPTDLFSGNTVYDKGSWILHILRGALRNDSLFFAALREYRTRHAYGNATTTEFLGDVADVVGYDVTPYLYSYLYLTNRPHFAVSFGSGMVDGERVTVARIRQTQTDPDTTFRTRLDLRFTAAAETTMVLVENSEWNERYYFELGFAPAGLAVDPSDWVLKAVTTESLPLTILNREVEETTAGEAYSDTLIAIGASSGMLTWSVVEGALPAGIELAPNGVLAGVAQEVGSFDFKVRVVDETVEEDEAWLTLDV, from the coding sequence ATGATTCACTTCACACGATTCTTGTGTATCGCGCTGCTTTCGGCGGTCTTGGCGCTGGCCTCGCTGGCGGAGACTCCCGATCCGTGGGATGAAGACTATCCGCCGCCCGCCAATCCCGATGAGTTTCACGACTTGGATGCTCTGAAGCTGCGAGGCCTGTACGAGCGGCTACAGGACTTGCCGCTACTCTCGACACAGGCGGACTTCGACGCTCTCTACTATGACTTGACGCTCGATCTGCGCAATTTTTCCGGTCAGACCATCGCGGGAGATGTGACGATTCTGGCGCGCAGCACGGCTCCCGATCTGGATGAGCTGGTGCTGGACTTGTGCTCGACCTTCACGGTGGATTCGGTGGTGGTGGCGGGGAGCGCGCGGCCGTTCACGCTGACGGGGAACCTGCTCACTATTCAGCTTGATCGAGTATATGTTGAAAACGAACTCGTTCAGGCACGGGTCGTGTATCACGGAACTCCCTGCCAGACGAGTCTCTACACATCGTTCAGCTATTACAATCGTCCGGTGGGGCCGCGCTTTATCCCCTCGATCGCCACGCTCTCGGAACCGTATGGCGCGCGCGACTGGTGGCCATCGAAGAACCACCCGGCCGACAAGGCGGACAGCGTGCGGATTTCGCTGATCGTGGCCGACACATTGACCGCGACGTCGAACGGCGTGCTGGAGTCGGTGACCATCATTCCGCCGTCGTCCAAGAAATTCACGTGGGTCGAGCGCTATCCGATTTCGACCTATCTGGTCTGTGCGAACGCCACGAATTATGCTTTCTACCGCGACTGGTACGTTTCGCCGGGCGGGGACAGCCTGCCGCTGGATCACTATCCCTATCCCGAGCGGTTGGCTAATGCGATAGAGAGCTGGAACCGGCTGCCGCAGATGATGGGCTATTGCGAGCAGATGTTCGGCGAGTATCCGTTCCGAAACGAGAAATACGGCCACACGATGTTCAACTGGGGCGGGGCGATGGAACACCAGTGCAACACGTCGTATGGCCGCTCGATCACCAACGGAGCTCACAACTACGATCACATCGTGCTGCACGAGCTGGCCCATCAATGGTGGGGGGACGAGATCACGCTGGCCACGTGGCCGGACATCTGGCTGAATGAGGGATTCGCATCCTACTCAGAAGCTCTCTGGTACGCGCACGTTTACGGGCCGGACATGCTGCGCGAGTACCAGACCTCCTCGTGGGGCAACGACGTGGTGGATCCGTCGGGGCCGGTCTATGATCCGACCGACCTGTTCAGCGGCAACACGGTCTATGACAAGGGGTCGTGGATTCTGCACATTCTGCGCGGCGCGCTTCGCAATGATTCGCTGTTCTTTGCGGCGCTCCGCGAATATCGAACAAGACACGCTTACGGCAACGCCACCACGACCGAGTTTCTGGGAGACGTGGCCGACGTGGTGGGATATGACGTTACGCCGTATCTTTATTCCTATCTCTATCTGACCAATCGTCCGCACTTCGCGGTCTCGTTCGGCAGCGGAATGGTGGACGGCGAGCGGGTAACGGTGGCCCGCATCCGGCAGACGCAGACCGATCCCGATACCACCTTCCGCACACGGCTCGATCTCAGGTTCACCGCGGCCGCCGAGACCACGATGGTGCTGGTGGAGAACAGCGAATGGAACGAGCGATACTACTTCGAGCTTGGATTCGCTCCTGCCGGGCTGGCGGTGGATCCCTCGGACTGGGTGCTGAAGGCGGTGACCACCGAGAGCTTGCCGCTGACGATTCTCAACCGGGAGGTGGAAGAAACGACGGCCGGGGAAGCCTACTCCGATACGCTGATCGCAATCGGAGCGAGCAGCGGAATGCTGACGTGGAGTGTGGTGGAGGGTGCGCTGCCGGCGGGGATTGAACTCGCTCCTAACGGAGTCTTAGCGGGCGTTGCTCAGGAGGTGGGGAGCTTCGATTTCAAGGTGCGGGTCGTGGATGAGACAGTCGAGGAAGATGAGGCGTGGCTCACGCTCGACGT
- the arsM gene encoding arsenite methyltransferase yields the protein MSRFNRPLRPADKPAQELARLARALGHPHRMAILRFLHERKTCVCGEIVEVLPVAQSTVSQHLKVLKEAGWIRGEVEGPRVCYCINLNALKRFRSLVDTSFLSSMEVPMCLAEDVRAMVRDKYGKLADKSGGSCCCGGDSDVAAVAVKIGYSPEDLTTIPADANLGLGCGNPLEYADVKPAETVLDLGSGAGLDCFLAAHEVGKQGRVIGVDMTAEMIEKARENARTGAFSNVEFRLGEIEHLPVADSTVDVIISNCVINLSPDKPQVFREAFRVLKPGGRLVVSDLVLTKPISADLRESVEAYVGCVAGALMKDDYLAAIREAGFDSVAIAHESRYDVGLDALDEPLRKEALEAVLSIKVRAVKSK from the coding sequence ATGTCCCGCTTCAACAGACCACTTCGACCAGCTGATAAGCCCGCTCAGGAGCTGGCCCGGCTTGCCCGAGCCCTCGGCCACCCGCATCGCATGGCCATCCTCCGCTTCCTCCACGAGCGGAAAACCTGCGTCTGCGGGGAGATCGTCGAGGTTCTGCCGGTGGCTCAATCCACCGTCTCGCAGCATTTAAAAGTGCTGAAGGAAGCGGGCTGGATTCGCGGCGAGGTCGAAGGGCCGCGCGTCTGTTATTGCATCAATCTGAATGCGCTGAAACGTTTCCGTTCCCTCGTGGATACGAGTTTTCTCTCTTCAATGGAGGTTCCGATGTGTCTGGCTGAAGACGTCCGCGCCATGGTGCGCGACAAGTACGGCAAGCTTGCCGACAAATCCGGCGGATCATGCTGTTGCGGCGGCGATTCCGACGTCGCGGCCGTGGCCGTGAAAATTGGCTATTCCCCCGAAGATCTGACCACCATTCCCGCCGATGCGAACCTCGGCCTCGGCTGTGGCAATCCGCTCGAATATGCCGACGTGAAACCCGCCGAGACCGTGCTCGACCTGGGCAGCGGCGCGGGACTCGATTGTTTCCTGGCTGCGCATGAAGTGGGCAAGCAGGGCCGCGTGATCGGCGTGGACATGACCGCCGAGATGATCGAAAAGGCCCGCGAGAACGCCAGGACCGGCGCGTTCTCCAACGTCGAATTCCGGCTCGGTGAGATCGAGCATCTTCCCGTCGCCGATTCCACGGTGGACGTGATCATCTCCAACTGCGTCATCAATCTCTCCCCCGACAAACCGCAGGTCTTCCGCGAAGCGTTCCGTGTTTTGAAACCGGGTGGAAGGTTGGTGGTTTCCGATCTCGTTCTTACGAAGCCGATCTCTGCCGATCTGCGCGAATCGGTTGAAGCCTACGTCGGCTGCGTGGCCGGAGCGCTTATGAAAGATGATTACCTTGCCGCCATCCGTGAAGCCGGATTCGATTCCGTCGCGATCGCGCACGAGAGCCGCTACGACGTCGGACTGGATGCGCTCGACGAGCCACTGCGCAAGGAAGCTCTGGAAGCCGTGCTCTCGATCAAGGTGAGGGCTGTGAAATCGAAGTGA
- a CDS encoding DUF2703 domain-containing protein — protein sequence MRLSSRNIRPSFCIFAILGLILLLQGITLAAETTADRPTLVIQWQRLVTDKGQTCQRCGDTGKSVRRARKQLASALKPLGIKVVLEKERMSHDQFLAAPAESNRIYLNGCSLEEILQAEVGSSVCCDACEGQPCRTVTVDGLTFETIPPELIVRAGLLVAADLLRLNDSGAAIPCCPSASGCCPKTPEEK from the coding sequence ATGAGGCTCTCCTCTCGAAACATACGACCGTCATTTTGCATCTTTGCGATACTTGGGCTGATCCTACTGCTTCAGGGAATCACCCTCGCGGCCGAAACAACGGCTGACCGTCCGACGCTGGTGATTCAATGGCAACGGCTGGTCACGGACAAGGGCCAAACATGTCAGCGCTGCGGAGATACCGGGAAGTCCGTCAGGCGGGCACGGAAACAACTGGCTTCCGCTCTCAAGCCGCTGGGAATCAAGGTGGTGCTGGAGAAGGAACGAATGAGCCACGATCAGTTTCTGGCAGCGCCCGCAGAATCCAATCGGATCTATCTGAACGGTTGCTCGCTTGAGGAAATCCTGCAGGCCGAAGTGGGATCGAGTGTGTGCTGTGATGCGTGCGAGGGCCAGCCGTGCCGAACGGTCACGGTAGATGGACTGACTTTCGAGACTATCCCGCCGGAACTGATCGTGCGGGCCGGCTTGCTGGTGGCGGCTGATCTCTTGCGACTGAACGATTCCGGCGCCGCGATTCCTTGTTGCCCTTCTGCTTCGGGCTGCTGCCCGAAGACGCCGGAGGAAAAGTAA